From the genome of Metarhizium brunneum chromosome 4, complete sequence, one region includes:
- the mtr_5 gene encoding N amino acid transport system protein: MANKLRPGSRSGSLSGSLSGSLSVPVSGPRDLEFGKGRSAKLASIFGGSGVTIGPRICDIPEYLKEEVSEGEGESSEAILNRQLASEDGAAIQYRTCSWQKTAALLFSEYICLAIMSFPWSYSYLGLVPGLILTVVVAAIVLYTSLVLWEFCLRHPEIRDVCDLGQTLFWGKEWAWWGTAVMFVLNNTFIQALHVLVGAEYLNTMTERTAIGGCRTVEFSIVIVVICWLASLPRTFSMMSKLGTASAFFTLISVVLATAFAGVQGKPAGYSPEKGEPIVTAVPVASTTFVQGMAAFLNISYTFIGQITLPSFIAEMRDPREFPKSLWACTIAEIIVFSVVGAVIYAYSGNQYVKAPAFGSLDDLYKKVSFSFMIPTIIFLGCLYASVTARFVFFRVFRNSKHLSDHTVVGWGSWAGILLTTWIFAFVISQVIPFFSSLLSVMSSLFDSWFGFIFWGVAYFRMRTADKTIGRKRNPIGDWLSMGLNVVIILTGFFFLTAGTYASVQGIIDSFNAGEVGGVFSCKSNGL; encoded by the exons ATGGCGAATAAGCTCCGACCGGGTTCTCGCTCCGGATCCCTCTCCGGATCCCTCTCCGGATCTCTCTCCGTGCCCGTCTCGGGCCCGCGCGACCTCGAGTTCGGCAAGGGTCGCTCCGCCAAGCTGGCCTCCATCTTCGGCGGGTCGGGCGTCACCATCGGGCCTCGCATCTGCGACATCCCCGAGTACCTGAAGGAAGAGGTatccgagggcgagggcgagtcCAGCGAGGCCATCCTCAACCGCCAGCTTGCGTCCGAggacggcgccgccatccagTACCGCACCTGCTCGTGGCAGAAGACGGCCGCCCTGCTCTTCAGCGAGTACATCTGTCTGGCCATCATGAGTTTCCCCTGGTCCTACAGCTACCTCGGCCTCGTGCCGGGGCTGATCTTGACGGTTgttgtcgccgccatcgtccTGTACACGAGTCTTGTGCTGTGGGAGTTTTGCCTGCGCCACCCTGAAATCCGCGACGTCTGTGATCTCGGCCAGACGCTGTTCTGGGGCAAGGAGTGGGCGTGGTGGGGGACGGCCGTCATGTTCGTCCTCAACAATACCTTTATCCAGGCGCTGcatgtcctcgtcggcgcagagtacctcaacaccatgacGGAGAGGACGGCCATCGGGGGGTGCCGCACCGTCGAGTtttccatcgtcatcgtcgttATTTGCTGGCTGGCCTCGCTACCGAGGACATTTAGTATGATGTCCAAGCTCGGCACTGCCTCtgccttcttcaccttgatcagcgtcgtcttggccactGCGTTTGCAGGCGTCCAGGGAAAGCCGGCCGGCTACTCGCCAGAGAAGGGTGAGCCGATTGTCACAGCCGTGCCCGTGGCGAGTACCACCTTTGTGCAAGGCATGGCTGCGTTTCTGAATATTAGTTATACCTTCATCGGCCAGATTACCCTGCCTAGCTTCATTGCTGAAATGCGTGACCCGCG TGAATTCCCCAAGTCCCTCTGGGCATGCACAATCGCCGAAATCATCGTCTTcagcgtcgtcggcgccgtcatctACGCCTACAGCGGCAACCAGTACGTCAAGGCGCCCGCCTTTGGATCCCTCGACGACCTGTACAAGAAGGTCTCCTTCTCATTCATGATTCCGACAATCATCTTTCTGGGATGCCTGTACGCTTCGGTCACGGCTcgcttcgtcttcttccgcGTCTTCAGAAACTCAAAACACCTGAGCGACCACACGGTTGTCGGATGGGGCTCCTGGGCGGGCATCCTCCTCACGACGTGGATCTTCGCCTTTGTCATTTCCCAAGTCATTCCCTTTTTCTCCTCTC TCCTCTCGGTTATGAGCTCCCTTTTTGACAGCTGGTTCGGCTTCATCTTCTGGGGCGTAGCCTACTTCCGCATGCGCACTGCCGACAAGACGATCGGGAGGAAGCGCAACCCCATCGGCGACTGGCTCTCCATGGGCCTcaatgtcgtcatcatcctgacgggcttcttcttcttgacggcGGGGACGTATGCCAGCGTCCAAGGCATCATAGACTCGTTTAACGCAGGCGAGGTCGGTGGTGTGTTTAGTTGTAAGAGCAATGGTTTGTAA